A region from the Cannabis sativa cultivar Pink pepper isolate KNU-18-1 chromosome 9, ASM2916894v1, whole genome shotgun sequence genome encodes:
- the LOC115722642 gene encoding S-protein homolog 5, translating into MKILKQNQLRSLIISVIVSVAVLIIFVSFSGPVGLLEYDIRIINGFSDNSSLPLVIWCASEQSDLGGRALQERDDFSWRVRTDMWGNPHFVCTMKWDRKRKKFDAFKVSRDVRRCSLLRKCSWLVTENGFFFSDDEINWKKDFSWP; encoded by the coding sequence ATGAAGATCCTAAAGCAAAACCAACTGAGAAGCTTAATAATAAGCGTAATAGTCTCAGTTGCCGTTTTGATAATTTTCGTGTCGTTTTCTGGTCCGGTGGGTTTGTTAGAATACGACATAAGAATCATAAACGGTTTTAGCGACAACTCATCTTTGCCTCTAGTGATCTGGTGTGCCTCGGAACAGAGCGATCTCGGTGGACGCGCGTTGCAGGAGAGAGATGATTTCAGCTGGAGAGTGAGAACTGACATGTGGGGTAATCCTCACTTTGTTTGTACGATGAAATGGGATCGGAAGAGGAAGAAGTTCGATGCTTTTAAGGTTTCTAGAGATGTTCGTCGATGTAGTCTGTTAAGGAAGTGTTCTTGGTTGGTTACTGAAAATGGCTTCTTTTTTAgtgatgatgaaattaattggaAAAAAGATTTTTCATggccataa